Genomic DNA from Candidatus Binatia bacterium:
GGCTCATCGCCATATAAAGCGCGGCGCAGAGCAATCCAGGGAGAAGCCAACTCCGCACATCGACAGCCGTGATGGTCATCTGCTTGGTGAGCTCAACGACCGTGATCACGGAGACGATGGACGAATCCTTCAGTAAAGCGATGAAATCATTAGCCGTTCCGGGCAGAGCGACACGCACTGCTTGGGGCATTAGGATTCGCCGAAGGGCCAACCAACGTGACATTCCTAAGGCAAGTGCAGCCTCTTGCTGGCCTTTGGCTACCGCACGAAAACCGGCTCGGTACAATTCCGCTTCGTAGGCGGCGTAATTCATGCCCAGACCCACCACTGCTGTCGTGAATGCGTCGATCGCGATGAGGCGCGCGAGTCCGTAGTAGAGCACGTAAAGTTGAAGGAGTACGGGCGTTCCCCGAAACAACTCCACGTACCCTTGTACAACCGCCCCAATCAATGGATTCCCGTATTCTCGAGCTATGCTCAGGATAAAACCGAACCCGACCGCAACCCCCATGGCAAGAGTCGAGAGCAGAAGGGTAACTGCTGCCGCTCTCAGAAAGAGCGCGGCCTGGTTTGCCAAATTGATCGGAGCAGCCGTTTGGTCTCCGATATGCGGCAGGCCGCGTGCTGGCTCGATTCCCCAGCGGCGGAGGATGGCTGGAAGTTCGCCACGTTGTTCTAGAGAGTCCAAGGCTTGCGAGATCGCTTGTTGCAATGCGGAATCTTGCGGACGCAGAACCATCGCATACGTGCCTGAGCCGATTTGTGCCGCTTCCACGAGGCGAGCATGACGTGGCAGGTAACGGCGTGCAATCACATCGTCGATGACGACTGCGTCGATGCGGCTGACTTCTAAGTCGGTTAGCGGCTCGTCCACACCTTCGTATAGCACGAGGCGCACGTCAGTCTGGGAGCGGAGAATTTCGTGTGCGAGCGAGTTTGCAAGCGTTCCCACGCGCTTCTCCTGGAGGTCGGCAAGCCCCCGCACCCTGTAGGCGTCCTCCAACCGAACGATCAAGCTCTCGCGGAAACTCGCGTAAGGCCGCGTTAGGGCGAATGCCCTCGCGCGTTGGGACGTCACCTCGATACCG
This window encodes:
- a CDS encoding ABC transporter substrate-binding protein/permease, which codes for MLKHPGKGLRAIFFFACLGLIQATATAADQSSDASLARVLQRGVLRWGGDLQGGEPYVFRDPTDPTRLLGFEVELLEAVARELGVRAEFVQNDWSTLLSSLERGNFDVAVNGIEVTSQRARAFALTRPYASFRESLIVRLEDAYRVRGLADLQEKRVGTLANSLAHEILRSQTDVRLVLYEGVDEPLTDLEVSRIDAVVIDDVIARRYLPRHARLVEAAQIGSGTYAMVLRPQDSALQQAISQALDSLEQRGELPAILRRWGIEPARGLPHIGDQTAAPINLANQAALFLRAAAVTLLLSTLAMGVAVGFGFILSIAREYGNPLIGAVVQGYVELFRGTPVLLQLYVLYYGLARLIAIDAFTTAVVGLGMNYAAYEAELYRAGFRAVAKGQQEAALALGMSRWLALRRILMPQAVRVALPGTANDFIALLKDSSIVSVITVVELTKQMTITAVDVRSWLLPGLLCAALYMAMSLPLSRLARRLEQKLGKGQ